In a genomic window of Prosthecochloris marina:
- the bchL gene encoding ferredoxin:protochlorophyllide reductase (ATP-dependent) iron-sulfur ATP-binding protein: MSLILAVYGKGGIGKSTTTANISAALALKGAKVLQIGCDPKHDSTFPLTGTLQKTVIEALEEVDFHHEELTEEDIIETGFGGVDALEAGGPPAGSGCGGYVVGEAVKLLQELGVYDRYDVILFDVLGDVVCGGFSAPLTYADYAVIIATNDFDSIFAANRLCMAIEQKSTRYKVQLAGIVANRVDYAKGGGTNMLEQFADKVGTKLLARVPYHELIRKSRFAGKTMFQMEDGSDKDECVKPYNEIADFLLSKEPSASVPAPIGDREIFDIVGGWQ; this comes from the coding sequence ATGAGTTTAATCCTTGCTGTTTATGGAAAGGGAGGTATCGGGAAGAGTACAACAACCGCGAATATTTCAGCAGCGCTTGCACTGAAAGGCGCTAAAGTTCTACAGATCGGCTGCGACCCCAAGCATGACAGTACCTTTCCTCTTACGGGTACCCTGCAGAAAACCGTGATCGAGGCTCTCGAGGAAGTTGATTTTCATCACGAGGAGCTGACCGAGGAGGATATCATAGAAACCGGTTTTGGCGGTGTTGACGCGCTGGAAGCCGGCGGGCCTCCTGCCGGAAGCGGGTGCGGTGGCTACGTTGTTGGTGAAGCGGTCAAGCTTCTTCAGGAACTCGGTGTCTATGACCGTTACGATGTCATTCTGTTCGATGTTCTCGGCGACGTGGTCTGCGGCGGGTTCAGTGCTCCATTGACCTATGCCGATTATGCGGTGATTATCGCAACCAATGATTTCGACAGTATCTTTGCGGCTAACCGCCTTTGTATGGCCATCGAGCAGAAAAGTACACGCTACAAGGTGCAGCTTGCCGGAATCGTCGCAAATCGTGTGGACTATGCGAAGGGCGGTGGCACCAACATGCTTGAACAGTTTGCCGACAAGGTCGGTACCAAGCTTCTTGCACGGGTTCCCTATCACGAACTGATCCGCAAGAGCCGTTTTGCCGGAAAGACCATGTTCCAGATGGAAGACGGGTCGGATAAAGACGAATGTGTCAAACCATACAACGAGATTGCGGATTTCCTTCTTTCCAAGGAGCCTTCGGCTTCCGTTCCGGCACCGATCGGCGACAGGGAGATTTTCGACATTGTCGGAGGATGGCAGTAA